From Vitis vinifera cultivar Pinot Noir 40024 chromosome 14, ASM3070453v1, a single genomic window includes:
- the LOC100244618 gene encoding uncharacterized protein LOC100244618, whose product MGEWVVGAIINVFGSIAINFGTNLLKLGHNERGRSLLLDNNGANGKLVPKPIIYFQTWRVGLLFFSLGNCLNFISFGYAAQSLLAALGSIQFVSNIAFAYFVLNKMVSVKVLVATAFIVLGNIFLVAFGNHQSPVFTPEQLAEKFSNATFLVYCLILILVVALNHYIYRRGEMQFAISGQDLEPYWHMLLPFSYATVSGAVGSCSVLFAKSLSNLLRLAMSSGYQLHSWFTYSMLLCFLSTAGFWMARLNEGLSLFDAILIVPMFQIAWTFFSICTGFVYFQEYQVFDTLRTTMFILGMMSVFIGISLLAPDEPKGGETKDNSTLASITSSSTPTDTDRLITPSEDAQTQDPRSRMQAMLMKATEAIVKAKAACSLSLGFGEDSINASAGLVMPMVSSKITGFRGSSPDGGRLFSLKNPGWTKISMDEDGAKMLDTSSSMLPTKHQGEVHMGMKANCIALIKQCVTLEALKSLHASILKSHLHPHLCTSLIAQYASLGSISHAYALFSTSHSSNVFLWNHIIRAFSNTPHSRNSLRLYSRMLQLGIQATNFTFPFLLKACGCLADFELGARAHAHVVVFGYESDVFVANSLMAMYGRFGCFDFSRQVFERMPERNVVSWSSMVGAYAHNGRYEEGLLLFWRMLNEGIAPNRGSIVNAMACIHREHEADDFCRVVIDNGLDSDQSVQNAAMGMYARCGRIDVARRFFYGILDKDLVAWTSMIEAYVQADLPINALELFKQMKLLGIVPDSVTLLSLIHAVSNLASFQLARFVHGVITRSFFKNHIALDTAVIDLYVKCGNLEYARKCFDRMSARNLISWSTMISGYGMHGHGREALCLFDQMKASIKPDHIAFVMVLSACSHELLSMESNTSRNSIQVKVMSCKDLRAFNFFQKLSVYAIVSLVSDDPDQKLEPHHQQQQRTPADKEGDGNPEWNHLMEFNLIEGFGLHHLFIHFDLRCEGLVFGIGDKALGEVRVPLDDLIQPDSNGIMRFVSYQVRSGDGKPNGVLNFSYKAVMNEMGKKEEMGCSSPSPANEITGFPIRHQPTTPPPTLYPTLELEIPSPSTPQQIQYTSPGTGSMQHPPHQPYYPPPPPPPPGYYPPPPPLHPPPPLFPPPPPLPYYQHPPHGVHSWGPNPYWGRFDS is encoded by the exons ATGGGGGAGTGGGTGGTTGGAGCTATCATCAACGTATTTGGCAGCATTGCCATAAACTTTGGGACTAatcttctaaaattaggtcataatGAG AGAGGGAGGAGTTTGTTGCTAGACAATAACGGAGCAAATGGAAAGCTTGTACCAAAGCCTATCATATACTTTCAGACTTGGAGAGTTG GTTTACTATTTTTCTCTCTGGGAAATTGtcttaatttcatttctttcgGATATGCTGCTCAG TCACTTCTTGCAGCCCTGGGATCAATTCAATTCGTTTCCAACATTGCATTTGCCTACTTCGTTTTGAACAAAATGGTGTCTGTCAA GGTACTGGTTGCCACAGCCTTTATTGTTCTTGGGAACATTTTTCTTGTTGCTTTTGGCAACCACCAGTCACCTG TTTTCACACCAGAGCAGTTGGCGGAGAAGTTCAGCAACGCTACATTCCTGGTTTATTGTCTGATTTTGATCCTGGTTGTCGCATTGAATCACTACATTTACAG GAGAGGAGAGATGCAGTTTGCTATTTCTGGACAGGACCTTGAGCCTTACTGGCACATGCTGCTTCCATTTTCCTATGCTACAGTTTCAGGTGCCGTAGGATCATGCTCAGTGTTGTTCGCAAAATCTCT CTCCAACCTGCTGAGATTGGCAATGTCTAGTGGCTATCAGTTGCATAGCTGGTTCACATACTCCATGCTTCTTTGCTTTCTTAGTACAGCTGGATTTTGG ATGGCAAGGTTGAACGAAGGGTTGTCATTGTTTGATGCAATTCTTATTGTTCCCATGTTTCAAATTGCTTGGACTTTCTTCTCTATTTGTACAGGATTTGTATACTTTCAGGAATATCag GTATTTGATACATTAAGGACAACAATGTTTATACTAGGAATGATGTCTGTGTTCATAGGCATTTCATTGCTGGCACCTGATGAGCCAAAAG GTGGTGAAACCAAAGATAATTCAACTTTAGCATCCATCACATCTTCAAGCACTCCCACTGATACGGAcag GCTTATCACGCCATCAGAAGATGCACAAACTCAAGACCCGAGATCGCGTATGCAAGCAATGCTAATGAAGGCTACAGAAGCGATAGTCAAGGCAAAG GCTGCTTGTTCATTATCACTTGGTTTTGGAGAGGATTCAATCAATGCATCAGCTGGTCTTGTGATGCCCATGGTGTCATCAAAGATAACTGGGTTCAGAGGAAGTAGTCCTGATGGAGGTAGACTTTTCTCTCTAAAAAACCCTGGTTGGACTAAAATCTCAATGGACGAGGATGGTGCAAAAATGCTAGACACGAGTTCTTCTATGCT ACCAACCAAGCATCAGGGGGAAGTGCATATGGGCATGAAGGCCAACTGCATCGCCTTGATAAAGCAATGTGTCACCCTCGAAGCTCTCAAATCGCTTCACGCCTCCATCCTCAAATCCCACCTCCACCCCCACCTCTGTACCAGCCTCATTGCTCAGTACGCCTCTCTTGGCTCCATTTCTCACGCCTACGCCCTCTTTTCTACCTCCCATTCCTCAAATGTCTTCCTCTGGAACCACATCATCCGAGCCTTCTCAAACACTCCTCATTCCCGCAATTCCCTGCGTCTCTACTCTCGGATGCTACAACTGGGCATCCAAGCCACCAATTTTACCTTCCCTTTTCTTCTCAAGGCATGTGGGTGTCTTGCAGATTTTGAGTTGGGCGCTCGGGCTCATGCCCATGTGGTGGTTTTCGGGTATGAGTCGGATGTTTTTGTTGCTAATTCTCTGATGGCCATGTATGGTAGGTTTGGCTGTTTTGACTTTTCACGACAAGTGTTTGAAAGAATGCCTGAAAGAAATGTTGTTTCGTGGAGTTCAATGGTGGGAGCATACGCCCACAATGGTCGTTATGAAGAAGGGTTGCTGTTGTTTTGGAGGATGCTGAACGAGGGTATTGCGCCCAATAGGGGTTCCATAGTGAACGCGATGGCATGCATTCACAGGGAGCATGAAGCTGATGATTTTTGTAGGGTTGTGATTGATAATGGTCTCGATTCGGACCAGTCTGTGCAAAATGCTGCAATGGGGATGTATGCTCGATGCGGAAGAATAGATGTGGCTCGGCGATTTTTTTATGGGATTCTTGACAAGGATTTGGTGGCTTGGACTTCCATGATTGAAGCTTATGTTCAAGCTGATTTGCCCATCAATGCTTTGGAGCTTTTTAAACAGATGAAATTGCTAGGAATCGTCCCTGATTCTGTGACCCTTCTCAGTTTGATCCATGCTGTTTCAAATTTAGCATCTTTTCAGCTAGCTCGCTTTGTTCATGGGGTAATAACCCGGAGCTTCTTCAAAAATCACATTGCTCTAGACACTGCAGTGATTGATCTCTATGTGAAATGTGGAAACTTAGAATATGCTAGAAAATGTTTTGATAGGATGTCGGcaagaaatttaatttcttggaGCACCATGATTTCAGGATATGGGATGCATGGCCATGGGAGAGAAGCTCTCTGCCTGTTTGATCAGATGAAGGCTTCAATAAAGCCAGACCACATTGCATTTGTAATGGTGTTGTCTGCCTGCAGTCATG AATTATTATCCATGGAATCCAATACCAGTAGAAATAGCATTCAAGTCAAAGTGATGTCCTGCAAAGATCTCAGAGCATTCAACTTCTTCCAGAAACTCTCGGTCTATGCAATTGTGTCTCTGGTGAGCGATGATCCCGATCAAAAACTGGAGCCGCACCACCAGCAGCAGCAGAGGACGCCTGCAGACAAGGAGGGAGATGGGAACCCGGAGTGGAATCACCTCATGGAATTCAATTTAATCGAGGGCTTTGGCCTCCACCACCTCTTTATCCATTTCGATCTGCGCTGCGAAGGCCTCGTGTTCGGAATCGGAGACAAAGCCCTCGGAGAAGTTCGCGTCCCCTTGGATGATCTCATCCAACCGGACTCCAACGGAATCATGAGGTTTGTGAGTTATCAGGTGCGTTCCGGCGACGGAAAACCAAATGGGGTTTTGAATTTCTCGTACAAAGCAGTGATGAATGAAATGGGGAAGAAGGAAGAGATGGGTTGTTCATCTCCGTCTCCGGCGAATGAGATCACAGGGTTTCCGATACGGCATCAACCCACTACTCCTCCACCAACTCTATATCCCACCTTAGAATTGGAAATTCCAAGCCCCTCAACTCCTCAACAAATTCAGTATACATCCCCAGGAACAGGATCAATGCAACACCCGCCCCATCAGCCTTATtatccaccaccaccaccaccaccacctggTTACTATCCACCACCTCCACCGTTACATCCACCACCACCGTTATTTCCGCCACCGCCACCGCTGCCGTACTACCAGCATCCTCCACATGGGGTACATTCATGGGGGCCCAACCCATACTGGGGTAGGTTTGATAGCTGA
- the LOC104881638 gene encoding protein FAR-RED ELONGATED HYPOCOTYL 3: MDPMSDKKLFSPYEEELDAKHLEVNCNLEQECDSPKGAQFDLMQSRLSLENEDDIDEVPKVGMEFESEDDAYVFYNRYAKVVGFSVRKDFLNKSKVNGTVVSRRFTCFKEGYRRKDKRDINVKKPRKQTRTGCLAQMTISRQPNGKYRVIHFEAKHNHEGVGPHLVHMLPSQRRLAFSQAAEADLKVQEHLKLASTSRYKDICLRAVKISSRAAESRKTFLFAVEKFDEVMQEVEKILKMKPCEENQVSALSKQAANGEASDDIGNVEKEDVVCDVIQQNSMSGSLKRNEDMQTSAPNTDSSIPCPPPPYCLLQVPTPSPATEGLSSLEANPLMGYMYQPPNLVMCQQSNLSTFQSSNFYSSQHDFPSHIQLPQTMDCEDQHPMST; encoded by the exons ATGGATCCTATGAgcgataaaaaattatttagtccATATGAAGAGGAGCTGGACGCCAAACATCTCGAGGTCAACTGTAACTTAGAGCAAGAGTGTGATAGTCCCAAAGGTGCCCAGTTTGACTTAATGCAATCCAGACTTTCGTTAGAAAATGAAGACGACATAGATGAGGTGCCAAAAGTTGGAATGGAGTTTGAATCAGAAGATGATGCTTATGTCTTTTACAATAGGTATGCTAAGGTGGTTGGTTTTAGTGTTAGGAAAGATTTTCTAAATAAGAGTAAGGTAAATGGTACAGTGGTATCAAGAAGGTTTACTTGTTTCAAAGAAGGTTATCGGCGGAAAGATAAACGAGATATTAATGTGAAGAAACCCCGAAAGCAAACAAGAACTGGTTGCTTGGCACAGATGACCATTTCTCGTCAACCTAATGGGAAATATCGTGTCATCCATTTTGAAGCAAAACACAATCATGAGGGTGTTGGTCCACATCTAGTTCATATGCTACCTTCACAGAGGAGGTTAGCTTTTTCACAAGCTGCTGAAGCTGACCTAAAGGTGCAAGAACACCTTAAATTGGCCTCAACAAGCCGTTACAAAGATATCTGCCTCAGAGCAGTTAAGATATCATCGAGGGCTGCCGAATCCAGAAAAACATTTCTATTTGCTGTAGAAAAATTTGATGAAGTGATGCAAGAAGTggaaaaaatattgaagatgAAACCCTGTGAGGAGAATCAAGTTTCTGCATTAAGCAAACAAGCTGCGAATGGAGAAGCAAGTGATGATATAGGGAATGTTGAAAAGGAGGATGTTGTCTGTGATGTAATTCAACAGAACAGCATGTCAGGATCCCTGAAAAGAAATGAGGATATGCAAACCTCCGCACCAAACACTGATTCTTCCATCCCATGTCCTCCGCCACCTTACTGTCTACTTCAGGTCCCCACTCCAAGTCCAGCTACAGAG GGACTGTCGAGTCTCGAGGCCAACCCATTGATGGGTTACATGTACCAACCACCCAATCTAGTCATGTGCCAACAATCCAACCTTAGTACGTTTCAATCATCAAACTTCTACAGTAGTCAACATGACTTCCCAAGCCATATTCAGTTGCCACAG ACAATGGATTGCGAAGATCAACATCCAATGTCAACCTGA
- the LOC100261750 gene encoding uncharacterized protein LOC100261750, producing the protein MMEVHSPVNSVLGKRLWNFLRITFFMMRKGLISKRKLIMDMNLMMKRGKLLRKTWGNLMSIHHHSRSMARGSLGIQEYEFSCSNSPNPVFFHLPKRKHHYFPCINPPEDIEEPQDDKAVVLLPKTPEYTVNFPFDTSDLAPADKPSPLPSPFSVRVSNYSSEEEMDVGGNRQVDDEAEEFIRRFYEQLRAQSRIQLLQSQEMIAGGTP; encoded by the coding sequence ATGATGGAGGTACATTCTCCTGTGAACTCAGTTTTAGGCAAGAGGCTATGGAATTTCTTGAGGATCACTTTCTTTATGATGAGGAAGGGACTGATCTCCAAGAGGAAGCTGATCATGGACATGAATTTGATGATGAAGAGGGGGAAGCTCCTCAGGAAAACATGGGGTAATCTCATGTCCATTCATCACCATTCTAGAAGTATGGCTCGTGGTAGCTTGGGCATACAGGAATACGAGTTCTCGTGCAGCAACAGCCCCAATCCTGTTTTTTTCCACTTGCCAAAACGCAAACACCATTACTTCCCCTGCATCAACCCCCCTGAAGATATTGAAGAACCCCAAGACGATAAAGCAGTTGTTTTATTGCCTAAGACTCCTGAGTACACAGTTAACTTTCCATTTGACACCTCTGATTTGGCTCCAGCTGACAAGCCAAGCCCACTCCCCTCACCCTTCTCTGTTAGGGTCTCCAATTATTCATCAGAAGAGGAAATGGATGTTGGTGGAAACAGGCAAGTTGATGATGAAGCTGAGGAATTCATCAGAAGGTTTTATGAGCAACTGAGGGCTCAGAGCCGCATTCAACTGCTGCAGTCACAGGAGATGATTGCTGGTGGAACTCCCTAG